A single window of Polaribacter sp. SA4-10 DNA harbors:
- the accB gene encoding acetyl-CoA carboxylase biotin carboxyl carrier protein translates to MDIKEIQNLIKFVAKSGASEVKLEMEDVKITIKTGSGKTETTIVQAAPMANMPQMTAPTAAEAVTPVKTESEDSHFITIKSPIIGTFYRKPSPDKPNFAEVGTEVSVGDTVCVIEAMKLFNEIESEISGKIVKVLVEDSTPVEFDQPLFLVDPS, encoded by the coding sequence ATGGATATTAAAGAAATTCAAAATCTTATAAAATTTGTAGCTAAATCTGGTGCGAGCGAGGTAAAGTTAGAAATGGAAGATGTAAAAATCACTATTAAAACAGGTTCAGGAAAAACTGAAACTACTATTGTACAAGCTGCTCCTATGGCAAATATGCCACAAATGACAGCTCCAACTGCCGCAGAAGCTGTTACTCCAGTAAAAACAGAGAGTGAAGACTCTCATTTTATTACTATAAAGTCTCCAATTATTGGAACTTTTTATAGAAAACCATCTCCAGATAAGCCAAATTTTGCAGAAGTTGGTACAGAAGTAAGTGTTGGAGACACTGTTTGTGTAATTGAAGCAATGAAGCTTTTTAATGAAATTGAATCAGAAATTTCTGGTAAAATCGTAAAAGTTTTAGTAGAAGATTCTACTCCAGTAGAATTTGATCAGCCACTATTTTTAGTAGATCCATCTTAA
- a CDS encoding beta-ketoacyl-ACP synthase III, whose translation MTKITAAISAVGKYVPEYVLTNKELEAYVDTNDEWITTRTGIKERRILKGEGLGTSYMAIKAAQDLLQKSNTNPEEIDLVIVGTATPDLPIASTAAYVATEIGAVNAFGYDLQAACSSFLFGMSTAASYIESGRYKKVLLIGADKMSSIIDYKDRATCIIFGDGAGAALFEPNNEGLGLQDEYLRSDSIGRDFLRIEAGGSIMPTTAETVAQNKHFVYQEGKTVFKYAVSNMADVAEKMLTRNGLEEKDIQWLVAHQANKRIIEATAKRVGVSSEKVMMNIHKYGNTTSATLPLLLADYEDQLKKGDNLIFAAFGGGFTWGAIYLKWAYNS comes from the coding sequence ATGACTAAAATAACTGCAGCAATTTCAGCAGTAGGGAAGTATGTTCCTGAATATGTTTTAACTAATAAAGAGTTAGAAGCCTATGTAGACACTAATGATGAGTGGATAACTACCAGAACAGGAATTAAAGAAAGAAGAATTCTTAAAGGAGAGGGTTTAGGTACTTCTTATATGGCTATAAAAGCGGCTCAAGACTTATTGCAAAAATCAAATACAAATCCAGAAGAAATAGATTTGGTAATTGTAGGAACGGCTACACCAGATTTACCAATAGCATCTACAGCTGCATACGTAGCTACAGAAATTGGGGCAGTAAATGCATTTGGGTATGATTTGCAAGCAGCATGTTCTAGTTTTTTATTCGGAATGTCTACTGCAGCAAGCTACATAGAGTCTGGTAGGTATAAAAAAGTGCTATTAATTGGAGCAGATAAAATGTCTTCGATTATAGATTATAAAGACAGAGCAACGTGTATTATTTTTGGTGATGGCGCGGGTGCTGCACTCTTTGAACCAAATAATGAAGGGTTAGGCTTACAAGATGAATACCTACGAAGTGATTCTATTGGAAGAGATTTCCTTAGAATAGAGGCAGGAGGATCTATAATGCCAACAACGGCAGAAACGGTGGCACAGAATAAGCATTTTGTTTATCAAGAAGGAAAAACAGTATTTAAATATGCTGTTTCTAACATGGCAGATGTAGCTGAAAAGATGCTTACTAGAAATGGGTTAGAAGAAAAAGATATTCAATGGCTAGTAGCGCATCAAGCAAATAAAAGAATTATTGAAGCAACTGCAAAAAGAGTTGGCGTTTCATCAGAAAAAGTAATGATGAATATTCATAAGTATGGAAATACTACTTCTGCAACATTGCCTCTTTTATTAGCAGATTACGAAGATCAATTAAAAAAAGGAGATAATTTAATTTTTGCTGCATTTGGTGGAGGCTTCACATGGGGAGCTATCTACTTAAAATGGGCGTACAACTCATAA
- the rpmF gene encoding 50S ribosomal protein L32, whose translation MAHPKRKISKTRRDKRRTHYKASYQQIATDPTTGEAHLYHRAHWHEGKLYYRGQIVLESATTEA comes from the coding sequence ATGGCACATCCTAAAAGAAAAATATCCAAAACAAGAAGAGATAAAAGGAGAACACATTACAAAGCTTCGTATCAACAAATTGCAACTGATCCAACAACTGGAGAAGCGCATTTATATCACAGAGCTCACTGGCATGAAGGTAAATTATACTACAGAGGACAGATCGTATTAGAATCTGCTACAACTGAAGCATAA
- a CDS encoding DUF177 domain-containing protein yields MKDLKQFNIPFVGLKEGKHLFQYEIDNTFFKTYNYDEFENSSLDVTLEFVKKSTHFELNFTASGTINVPCDVTSEFYDQEIASVMPLVIKFGPEYNDENEEIIVLPHEAFQLNVAQFIYEMIVLGQPSRRVHPKVLDGTMESETLDKLKELEIKEVKTVEETDPRWDKLKNLITEKKT; encoded by the coding sequence ATGAAAGACTTGAAACAATTCAACATACCATTTGTAGGATTAAAAGAAGGAAAACATTTATTTCAATATGAAATTGATAATACGTTCTTTAAGACATATAATTACGACGAATTTGAAAATTCATCATTAGATGTTACATTAGAATTTGTAAAAAAAAGTACTCATTTTGAACTTAATTTTACAGCTTCTGGAACCATTAACGTTCCTTGTGATGTAACTAGTGAATTCTATGATCAAGAAATAGCATCGGTTATGCCGCTAGTTATTAAGTTTGGTCCAGAATATAATGATGAAAATGAAGAGATTATAGTTTTACCACATGAAGCTTTTCAGCTAAATGTTGCACAGTTTATTTATGAAATGATTGTGTTGGGGCAACCGTCAAGAAGAGTGCATCCAAAAGTATTAGATGGAACAATGGAATCTGAAACTTTAGATAAATTAAAAGAATTAGAAATAAAAGAAGTAAAAACTGTTGAAGAAACAGACCCAAGGTGGGATAAATTAAAGAATTTAATAACAGAAAAAAAGACATAA
- the pdxA gene encoding 4-hydroxythreonine-4-phosphate dehydrogenase PdxA — protein MDKSDKIIVGISIGDLNGIGIEVILKTFQDKRMLDFCTPVLFGATKVVSYHKKALNLDVPIHGITSISQVNHAKINLLNIWKEEVSVELGKATKVSGEYAAKSLALAVKHLKEKTVDVLLTAPINKETIQSEDFNFPGHTEYLEANLEGKSLMILMTDKLRIGLITGHIPISKVAESITPKLIKEKVSTMYTSLVQDFGISKPKIAVLALNPHCGDKGVIGKEDDEIIRPTIQEIKETGKLVYGPYAADGFFGSETYKQFDGVLATYHDQGLAPFKALSFGSGVNFTAGLSDIRTSPDHGTGFDIAGKNMANASSFNEALFTALQIFKTRKEYKSLTKNPLLIK, from the coding sequence ATGGATAAATCTGATAAAATTATAGTTGGAATTTCAATTGGAGATTTAAATGGAATTGGGATAGAGGTAATTCTAAAAACTTTTCAAGATAAAAGAATGTTAGATTTTTGTACTCCTGTTCTTTTTGGAGCTACAAAAGTAGTTTCGTATCATAAAAAAGCATTAAACCTAGATGTTCCCATACATGGAATTACATCTATAAGTCAGGTAAATCATGCTAAAATAAATTTACTAAATATTTGGAAAGAAGAGGTTTCTGTTGAATTAGGGAAAGCAACAAAGGTTTCTGGAGAATATGCAGCAAAATCTTTGGCATTAGCAGTAAAACATTTAAAAGAAAAGACTGTTGATGTTTTATTAACTGCTCCTATAAATAAAGAGACAATTCAATCAGAAGATTTTAATTTTCCTGGTCATACAGAATATTTAGAAGCTAATTTAGAAGGAAAAAGTCTAATGATTCTAATGACAGATAAATTACGAATAGGTTTAATTACTGGACATATTCCTATTTCTAAAGTAGCAGAATCTATAACTCCAAAATTAATTAAAGAGAAAGTAAGTACAATGTATACTTCTTTAGTACAAGATTTTGGTATTAGTAAACCAAAAATAGCAGTTTTAGCACTAAATCCACATTGTGGAGATAAAGGAGTTATAGGTAAAGAAGATGATGAAATTATAAGACCAACTATTCAAGAAATAAAAGAAACAGGTAAATTGGTTTATGGACCTTATGCTGCAGATGGATTTTTTGGTTCTGAAACATATAAGCAATTTGATGGCGTTTTAGCAACCTATCATGATCAAGGTTTAGCGCCATTTAAAGCACTTTCTTTTGGGAGTGGTGTTAATTTTACTGCAGGATTAAGTGATATTAGAACTTCTCCAGACCATGGAACAGGTTTTGATATTGCTGGAAAAAATATGGCAAACGCTTCATCCTTTAATGAAGCTTTGTTTACTGCATTACAGATTTTTAAAACAAGAAAAGAATATAAAAGTTTAACTAAAAACCCACTTTTGATTAAGTAG
- a CDS encoding riboflavin synthase, translating to MFTGIIETLGTVTNIVKEQENIHLTVKSTITKELKIDQSVAHNGVCLTVININENEYTVTAIKETLSKTTIGSLKVSSAINLERAMKLGDRLDGHMVQGHVDETGTCVKIKREQGSTVYTFSYHSDKNNITIEKGSITVNGVSLTVVNSKKNEFSVAIIPYTFDNTIFKNMELEDSVNLEFDVIGKYVSRLNNY from the coding sequence ATGTTTACCGGAATCATTGAAACACTTGGAACAGTAACTAATATTGTTAAAGAACAAGAAAACATTCATTTAACTGTTAAAAGTACTATTACAAAAGAATTAAAAATAGACCAAAGCGTTGCTCATAATGGCGTTTGCCTAACAGTTATTAATATTAATGAAAATGAATATACTGTTACTGCCATTAAAGAAACATTAAGTAAAACTACTATTGGTTCTTTAAAAGTTTCGTCTGCAATAAATTTAGAACGCGCAATGAAACTTGGAGACAGATTAGATGGCCATATGGTGCAAGGCCATGTAGATGAAACAGGAACTTGTGTGAAAATTAAAAGAGAACAAGGAAGTACTGTTTATACTTTTTCTTATCATTCTGATAAAAATAATATTACTATAGAAAAAGGTTCTATTACTGTTAATGGCGTAAGTTTAACCGTTGTAAACTCTAAAAAGAATGAGTTTAGTGTAGCTATAATACCTTATACCTTTGATAATACTATTTTTAAAAATATGGAATTGGAAGATTCTGTGAATTTAGAATTTGATGTAATTGGAAAATATGTTAGCAGATTAAATAATTACTAA
- a CDS encoding PID-CTERM protein-sorting domain-containing protein, protein MGYKIKKTKFFTLAIALFLTCILNGQIVPPPVPPPPPPGLPIDGGLFFLLVSGLIYGVRKIKK, encoded by the coding sequence GTGGGATATAAAATAAAGAAAACAAAGTTTTTCACGTTAGCAATAGCGTTGTTTTTAACATGTATTCTGAATGGTCAGATAGTACCACCACCTGTGCCACCGCCACCGCCACCGGGCTTGCCAATTGATGGAGGACTATTTTTTTTACTTGTTTCTGGATTAATTTATGGGGTAAGAAAAATAAAAAAGTAA
- a CDS encoding polysaccharide biosynthesis tyrosine autokinase, with product MQNENPLNDMFLEEESVNYREKIEKYVYHWKWFLLCVLLALAGAYTYLKYTPNQYAVATTILIDDENAGGISSELSAFEDLGLMGGKKKSIENEIGLLKSRSLMERVVKELGINIPYYKKGRVREIELYKNDIPFKINFFSKDSLFYNRDTAFTIQAISSTHFTLKDIEGNNSKEHVFGENIATNFGDITITPKAINAINTEDEIIVQISPLKSVAGGLRNNLQVELLYQKSSLIELSLKSPIKLKAQEILNNLVRQYNKDAVEDKSLIGNNTNTFINERLTVIEKDLSGVDKGVEEFKTSNNLTDISSEATLVLESNAQLEKKIVDLNTQLKLAAYVSEYVANNTEELIPANLGLSDGAVNSNSAKYNELLLERNRILKSSSEKHPVIVTLNDQLNQLRGSISQGLVNLKSSLRIALKDAVNDEYKMNSKITAVPKQERQFRDIQRQQQIIETLYLYLLQKREENAISLAVTVPNAKVIDTANGSDTPISPKRKIVYLGALLLGLVIPFALLYLMFLLDNKIHSSKDVEEIVRAPVVGEIPHSKSENKIVIHENDKDNIAESFRMLRTNIYFMLSGVKEGAKTIFITSTIGAEGKTFISLNLATVLALSNKKVLLIGADVRKPKFNEYLDVDFGKGLTHFLMDDTLKMKDIVKHYPTGNFDVLSSGAVPPNPSELFMNGRFEEVMAYGKANYDFVIVDTAPIKMVTDTLLLSEYADLCLYVIRVDFLDKRFLEIPEKMYEQKRLPNMAVLLNDVNLEKGYGYGYGYGYGYDKHH from the coding sequence ATGCAAAATGAGAACCCCTTAAATGATATGTTTCTTGAAGAAGAATCTGTTAATTATCGTGAGAAGATTGAAAAATATGTATACCACTGGAAATGGTTTTTGTTGTGTGTTTTACTGGCTTTAGCAGGTGCTTATACCTATTTGAAATATACACCAAACCAGTATGCCGTTGCAACTACTATTTTAATTGATGACGAAAATGCCGGAGGTATTTCATCAGAATTGTCAGCTTTTGAAGATTTAGGATTGATGGGTGGCAAAAAGAAATCAATTGAGAATGAGATCGGTTTGTTAAAGTCGCGCAGCTTGATGGAGCGCGTGGTAAAAGAATTGGGAATAAATATCCCTTACTATAAGAAAGGAAGGGTTCGCGAAATTGAATTGTATAAAAATGATATTCCATTTAAAATTAATTTTTTTTCAAAAGATTCCTTGTTTTACAACCGAGATACAGCATTTACCATTCAGGCCATTTCTTCAACTCATTTTACCCTAAAAGACATTGAAGGAAATAATAGTAAGGAACATGTTTTTGGTGAAAACATTGCTACAAACTTTGGGGATATTACCATAACACCTAAAGCTATTAATGCCATAAATACAGAAGACGAGATCATTGTTCAAATTTCTCCTTTAAAAAGTGTTGCCGGTGGTTTAAGAAATAATCTTCAGGTAGAATTGTTGTACCAAAAATCAAGCTTGATTGAATTAAGTTTAAAGTCACCAATTAAATTGAAAGCCCAGGAGATCTTAAATAATTTGGTTCGACAATACAATAAAGATGCGGTGGAAGATAAAAGTTTGATAGGTAATAACACCAATACCTTTATAAATGAACGATTGACGGTTATTGAGAAAGATTTATCAGGGGTAGACAAAGGCGTTGAGGAATTCAAGACCTCTAATAATTTAACGGATATTAGTTCTGAAGCTACGTTGGTTTTAGAAAGCAATGCACAACTGGAAAAGAAAATTGTTGATTTAAATACCCAGTTAAAACTGGCAGCTTATGTTTCAGAATATGTTGCCAATAATACAGAGGAGTTAATTCCTGCAAATTTAGGGCTAAGCGATGGCGCCGTTAATTCAAACAGCGCAAAATATAATGAATTGTTGCTGGAACGCAATCGAATTTTAAAAAGCTCTAGTGAAAAACACCCTGTAATCGTTACTTTAAATGATCAGTTAAATCAGCTGAGAGGAAGTATTTCTCAAGGTCTGGTAAATTTAAAATCGAGCTTGCGCATCGCTTTAAAAGATGCTGTGAATGATGAGTACAAAATGAATTCAAAAATTACCGCTGTTCCCAAACAGGAAAGGCAGTTTAGAGACATACAACGTCAGCAACAAATTATAGAAACCTTATACCTGTATTTATTGCAAAAGCGTGAAGAAAATGCCATTTCATTGGCAGTTACAGTGCCAAATGCTAAAGTAATTGATACTGCCAACGGAAGTGACACTCCTATAAGTCCTAAAAGAAAAATTGTCTATCTGGGAGCCTTACTTTTAGGATTGGTCATTCCATTTGCATTACTGTACCTTATGTTTTTATTGGATAATAAAATACATAGCAGCAAAGATGTGGAAGAAATTGTAAGAGCACCCGTTGTGGGGGAGATACCGCATTCGAAATCAGAAAATAAAATAGTGATCCATGAAAATGATAAAGACAATATTGCTGAATCATTCAGAATGCTGCGAACCAATATTTATTTTATGCTTTCTGGTGTAAAAGAAGGTGCTAAGACGATATTTATAACTTCTACAATAGGCGCAGAAGGAAAAACATTTATTTCATTGAATCTTGCCACCGTATTGGCATTATCAAATAAAAAAGTATTGTTAATTGGAGCTGATGTTCGAAAACCAAAATTTAATGAATATTTAGATGTTGACTTTGGTAAAGGACTGACACATTTTTTAATGGATGACACCTTAAAAATGAAGGATATCGTTAAACATTATCCAACCGGTAATTTTGATGTTTTAAGTTCAGGTGCAGTACCTCCAAACCCCTCTGAATTGTTTATGAATGGTCGTTTTGAGGAAGTGATGGCCTATGGAAAAGCCAACTATGATTTTGTGATTGTAGATACAGCTCCTATAAAAATGGTCACAGATACCTTGCTGCTAAGTGAGTATGCTGACTTATGTTTATATGTAATACGAGTTGATTTTTTAGACAAAAGGTTTTTGGAAATTCCAGAAAAAATGTACGAACAAAAACGTTTGCCAAATATGGCCGTATTGCTAAATGACGTTAATTTAGAAAAAGGTTATGGCTATGGATACGGCTACGGTTATGGTTATGATAAACATCACTAA
- a CDS encoding polysaccharide biosynthesis/export family protein, with protein MKTQIYSAFLLVMWLLTSCVSSKKMVYFQDNETVQVNEAILNFEPIIQSGDLLSINVSALEAEAAVTFNLYETPGTRTNNAKPLNYLVDSEGEINFPVVGPIKVAGFTTKQVTQNLTSTLGAYLVNPIVNIRLINFKVTVMGEVKSPGTYTIPNERITIVEALGLAGDLNIQGKRSTVLLIREQEGKRAFITMDLTNKKLFNSPYYYLAQNDVIYVEPNKTKINSSAVGTNTSIIVSSVSLLITLLALLTR; from the coding sequence ATGAAGACTCAAATATATAGTGCCTTTTTGTTAGTTATGTGGCTATTAACCTCTTGTGTATCATCAAAAAAAATGGTTTATTTTCAAGATAATGAAACTGTGCAAGTCAATGAAGCCATACTGAATTTTGAACCTATAATTCAGTCCGGGGATTTATTAAGCATCAATGTTTCCGCTCTAGAGGCAGAAGCAGCAGTCACTTTTAATTTATATGAAACACCAGGAACCAGAACCAACAATGCTAAACCATTAAATTATTTGGTGGATAGCGAAGGCGAAATCAATTTTCCTGTGGTAGGCCCTATAAAAGTAGCAGGATTTACCACCAAACAAGTCACTCAAAATTTAACAAGTACCTTAGGTGCTTATTTGGTAAACCCCATTGTAAATATTCGGTTAATTAATTTTAAAGTAACGGTCATGGGTGAAGTAAAATCCCCTGGAACGTATACAATACCTAACGAACGAATCACCATTGTAGAAGCGCTTGGCCTGGCAGGTGACTTAAACATACAGGGAAAAAGAAGTACAGTGCTGCTTATTAGAGAGCAAGAAGGTAAAAGAGCCTTTATTACGATGGACTTAACCAATAAAAAATTATTTAATTCACCCTATTACTATTTGGCTCAAAACGATGTGATTTATGTAGAACCCAATAAAACAAAGATCAACTCCTCGGCAGTAGGCACCAACACCAGCATTATTGTTTCATCAGTTTCCCTATTAATCACTTTATTAGCTTTACTTACCCGTTAA
- a CDS encoding sugar transferase: MLVLEESTAFYESFNQKIVRPQLNSFPKYESSLKQNIIEEVGSAVYEFLEKHVNLSETNSFTTATTNSFNISKLTNDDHKQIINLNKINDARYINKFLELINSKLSDGGLYVNCVQTYALRRKTILSKYKKPLSWIYYVADVLFMRIFPKLPITKKMYFFITKGRNRVLHRSEVLGRLYSCGFEILAEQVINNKLYFVARKIKTPVFDHHASYGPLIRLKRVGKNGKLFNVYKLRTMYPYSEYLQQYIHQHNSLKEGGKFNNDFRISTEGKIFRKFWLDELPMLLNFLKGDMKLVGVRPLSPHYFSLYSSELQNKRKQHKVGLVPPYYVDMPKNLNEIMTSEMRYFEAYEKNPVRTNVNYFFKAFYNIFIKRARSS; the protein is encoded by the coding sequence ATGTTAGTATTAGAAGAATCCACAGCGTTTTATGAATCATTCAATCAGAAGATCGTACGGCCTCAGCTCAATAGTTTTCCTAAGTATGAAAGCAGTCTAAAACAAAATATAATTGAAGAAGTAGGCTCAGCTGTTTACGAGTTTTTAGAAAAGCATGTTAATCTTTCTGAAACCAATAGCTTTACAACGGCAACAACGAATTCTTTTAATATTAGTAAATTAACTAACGATGATCATAAGCAAATTATTAATTTAAATAAGATTAATGATGCACGTTATATCAACAAATTTTTAGAGCTCATCAATAGTAAACTTAGTGATGGAGGTTTATACGTTAACTGTGTACAAACCTATGCTTTACGACGTAAAACTATTTTAAGTAAATACAAGAAACCTTTAAGTTGGATATATTACGTTGCTGACGTATTGTTTATGCGTATTTTTCCAAAGTTACCCATAACTAAAAAGATGTACTTTTTTATTACAAAAGGTCGAAATAGAGTACTTCATCGTTCAGAAGTCTTGGGTCGTTTATATTCATGTGGTTTTGAGATTTTAGCAGAGCAAGTAATAAATAACAAACTATATTTTGTAGCACGTAAGATTAAGACACCCGTATTTGACCATCATGCAAGTTATGGACCTTTAATCAGACTAAAACGTGTGGGTAAAAATGGTAAACTATTTAATGTATATAAATTAAGAACCATGTATCCTTATTCAGAATATTTACAGCAATACATTCACCAACATAACAGTTTAAAAGAAGGTGGTAAGTTTAATAATGATTTTAGAATTTCTACAGAGGGCAAAATATTTAGAAAGTTTTGGTTGGATGAATTACCCATGCTACTTAATTTTTTAAAAGGAGATATGAAATTGGTTGGGGTACGACCGTTGAGTCCCCACTATTTTAGTTTATACTCTTCAGAATTACAAAATAAACGCAAACAACATAAAGTAGGACTTGTACCACCCTATTATGTCGACATGCCTAAAAATTTAAATGAAATTATGACCTCGGAAATGCGCTATTTTGAAGCATATGAAAAGAATCCGGTTAGGACCAATGTTAACTATTTTTTTAAAGCTTTTTATAATATTTTTATAAAGAGGGCACGCAGCAGTTAG
- the wecB gene encoding non-hydrolyzing UDP-N-acetylglucosamine 2-epimerase produces MKILTIIGARPQIIKAAALSRAIKKHFIASIQEVIVHTGQHYDTNMSQVFFDEMGIPEPNYNLEVGSASHGLQTAQMISGIEEILEIEKPDYIILYGDTNSTLAGAIAASKIHISIVHIEAGLRSFNKRMPEEVNRILCDHVSTLLFTPTKTGYQNLLNEGFKENEGPFTVDKPGIFHCGDVMYDNSLFFADMAEEKTSILSELNLTNKHFILATIHRDHNTDNPLRLQDIFEALLEIALEKKIKVVLPLHPRTKKKMETLPSELKERVNANTNIQIIQPVSFLEMIALEKNAQLIITDSGGVQKEAYYFHKPCIILRPETEWVEIIEAGTGILVDAEKKKIKEAVNLLLYQTFEFPSIYGDGHAAEFICQKLLDNQKKNQKSIKKKSDVFAV; encoded by the coding sequence ATGAAAATACTCACTATTATTGGCGCTCGTCCACAAATTATTAAAGCAGCAGCTTTATCGCGTGCCATAAAGAAACACTTTATTGCATCAATACAGGAAGTGATTGTGCATACAGGACAGCATTATGATACCAATATGTCGCAAGTTTTTTTTGATGAAATGGGCATCCCCGAACCGAATTATAATCTGGAAGTAGGCTCCGCTTCGCATGGACTGCAAACAGCGCAAATGATAAGTGGGATAGAAGAGATATTGGAAATAGAAAAGCCAGATTATATTATTTTATATGGCGATACAAATTCAACACTTGCTGGTGCCATTGCAGCCTCTAAAATACATATATCAATTGTGCACATTGAAGCAGGTTTACGTTCTTTTAATAAAAGGATGCCAGAAGAAGTAAACCGTATTTTATGTGATCATGTGAGTACGCTTTTATTTACACCAACAAAAACGGGATATCAAAATCTTTTAAACGAAGGTTTTAAAGAAAATGAAGGGCCTTTTACAGTAGATAAGCCAGGTATCTTTCATTGTGGAGATGTGATGTATGATAATTCTTTGTTTTTTGCAGATATGGCAGAAGAAAAAACAAGCATTCTTTCAGAATTGAATTTGACAAACAAGCACTTTATTCTCGCTACCATTCATCGGGATCACAATACGGATAATCCATTACGCCTGCAAGACATTTTTGAAGCCTTGCTAGAAATTGCATTGGAAAAGAAAATTAAGGTGGTTTTGCCGCTTCATCCGCGCACCAAAAAGAAAATGGAAACCCTTCCTTCAGAATTAAAGGAACGAGTAAATGCCAATACGAATATCCAAATTATTCAGCCAGTTTCCTTTTTAGAGATGATTGCCTTAGAAAAAAATGCACAATTAATTATAACGGATTCAGGTGGTGTTCAAAAAGAAGCCTATTATTTCCATAAACCTTGTATTATTCTTCGACCCGAAACGGAGTGGGTAGAAATTATAGAAGCAGGAACAGGTATATTGGTGGATGCAGAGAAAAAGAAAATAAAAGAAGCTGTAAATTTACTTTTGTATCAAACTTTTGAATTCCCATCCATATATGGTGATGGTCACGCCGCTGAATTTATTTGTCAAAAACTATTAGACAATCAAAAAAAAAATCAAAAAAGCATTAAAAAAAAATCAGATGTCTTTGCGGTTTAA
- a CDS encoding glycosyltransferase: MKVLFVSSGNSANGISPIILNQGASLQNQGVSVTYFTIKGKGIRGYLKAIPKLQKFIKDNKFDIIHAHYSLSAFVATLSGAKPLVVSLMGSDVKSKKYFKLFIKLFNKFSWAKIIVKSEDMKLSLGIKEVEIIPNGVDFDRFLPIDGKISLIETGWDTTKKHVLFAANPERYVKNFKLAKDAFDLLNRSDIDLHFLNEVPNVQLPFYFNAADVVLLTSLWEGSPNVIKEAMACNRPIVSTDVGDINNLIGKTEGCYISSFDPKDIMIKIKKAVNHKLDTKGREDVKHLKSNEISQKIINLYLNVIEKKIS, encoded by the coding sequence ATGAAAGTCTTATTTGTAAGCAGTGGTAATTCGGCAAATGGTATATCACCAATCATATTAAATCAAGGTGCTTCTTTACAAAATCAGGGAGTTTCTGTTACCTATTTTACAATAAAGGGAAAAGGAATAAGAGGGTATCTAAAAGCAATACCTAAATTACAAAAATTTATAAAGGACAATAAATTTGATATTATTCATGCCCACTACTCCTTATCTGCTTTTGTTGCAACTTTGTCAGGCGCAAAACCATTAGTGGTTTCTTTAATGGGAAGCGATGTGAAATCTAAAAAATATTTCAAGCTTTTTATAAAATTATTCAATAAGTTTTCATGGGCAAAAATAATTGTAAAGAGTGAAGATATGAAACTTTCACTTGGAATAAAAGAGGTGGAGATAATTCCAAATGGCGTTGATTTTGATAGATTTCTGCCTATTGATGGAAAAATTTCTTTGATAGAAACAGGGTGGGACACCACTAAAAAGCACGTGTTATTTGCAGCAAATCCAGAGCGTTACGTAAAGAATTTTAAATTGGCAAAGGATGCTTTTGATTTATTAAATAGATCCGATATTGATTTACATTTTTTAAACGAAGTTCCCAATGTACAATTACCTTTTTATTTTAACGCTGCCGATGTAGTTTTATTAACAAGCTTATGGGAAGGTAGCCCCAACGTTATTAAAGAAGCAATGGCTTGCAACCGTCCAATTGTTTCCACTGATGTTGGTGATATTAATAATCTTATTGGAAAAACAGAAGGCTGCTATATTTCGAGTTTTGACCCTAAAGACATAATGATTAAAATAAAAAAAGCTGTAAATCATAAATTGGATACAAAGGGACGTGAAGATGTAAAACACCTAAAATCAAATGAAATTTCCCAAAAAATAATTAATTTATATCTTAATGTTATAGAAAAGAAAATTAGTTAA